AGAAGGCCGAAAGCATTGcctgcagtcacacagtgagTGATAAATCCTCAGTGCTGCATGCTTATTGAGAGAGTGCCAGACTTAATGTGGGGTAACTTAAATTTATTCACTCTATTGAGTAatctttattgatgctgctggcACAGAAATACGGGGACTGCCTGGTTTATGTGTAACAGCAGGACATGTAAAGTATAATGATAAAACACTGCCAGTGCATCCAAAAAGGGTCATAACTGCTTTCACAAGGCGGGAGAGCATCAGAGGTTGAATCGAGTCATGATTGATTCTTGTCCAGACATTAGACTTAGCCATTCTCTTATTTCCAAATATTTTAAAAGTCTGCAATTCTTTGGATTACAACAATTATAGTTTAACTTCATTTATGTATGAAGGCAGTATATATTTTAACAGGATTTCTACAGCTTCAATTTAACTTTTAATACAACATACAATGTAATTTAATACCTGTTTCATGATCATATCGACCAAAGTGTGAAAATATGATGGAAAACAATTGAATTGAGTGATAAGATCAGGAATTATTTCTTATTATATCACATTTGTTCAGTACTTCTTAACAGTATGAAACAAGACTACGTATTACCTAtggaaagcaaaaacaaatattgaagACTTGTTAATACTTCctgtggcctttttttttttaaagagctcCGTCAAAACTAAGATACAGACAAGTTGTCCTGCACCTTGCGTTTGACAGAAGGTTTGACTTTGTTGGAGCAGCACAGGAATGTTTTCCTAATGTAGCCCCTGAGACTCTGATCTCTAAAGCCGTAGATGAGAGGACTGAGAAAGCGTGGAATTAgcatgaaacagaaataattaaaaaaggcGATGTCTGCTGGAAGCCAGTTGGCGTGCATTGTGAGAGTTTCAGTGATGGGGCTGGTGAAGGCCAAcatgctcagcagcagctgaaagccGTGTAGCAGCACAGTGTGCATGGCTTTGCTCACAGACGCTCTGTCTTGTCTCAGCTTCCTGGTTTCCAGCAGGATTCTCATGTACGTAAAGACGATGATAACAGCCACTACTGCAAAGAAGAGAATACTGAAAGCAATTTTGAACAATCTCTTAATTGGAGATGAGTTGACAACAGTAACTTTACAAAGCACAGGGGTAGAGAGGGCATTCACAGCAGGATCATGCCCCCCAATAGAGTAGTCAATAACAGGGGAGACCCAGCTGATGAGCCACAGGGACAGAATAATGATCCAGATGCGGTCCGAGCGCCAGGCAGCCGGGCACTGCAGGGGATAGAAGATGGCAATGTAACGCTCCAGTGACATAGTGGCCAGGATTAATGGTGTGTTCTGGAAGGTGACAGCAGAAATTAACAGCAGGGGGATACAGTAGACGAGAGCGATTTTCATCTGTCCCatgacaaagaggaagaggagtacagaggacaAGAGCTGGAGCGTATCATTGACCAGCATGTAGGCAAACAGGATGTAACGTGAGGTGTCCAGGAACTGCCTGTGAGAGGCAAAGATGTGCAGCATGACAGCGATGCAGCAGACGAAGACGCAGAAGAAGGGGATAACGACACACACCTTGATGATCACAGACAGACTTTTGTGGGACGTTGCATTGCCTGGAAATTCACTCAGATTCTGCATTTTGCAAAGGTGGCCTGGAGCAAAGCTGTTCAAGAAAATATATTAAAGGTCAAAATGCAACCTCGTAATCACAGGAACAATTTAAGTAGGatcagaaaaagaacaaaacaccaAATTGTACATAAACAGTTGATAATTGACAGAAAAGGCCCAACTTTGTAAGATAAAACATatgattttgtctttcttcatcCACTCTTTAAAACAAAGCGTTTGCACTGTAACCAAATACCCAACGGACATTCAGAATAAAAGAGCGCTCCTCTCACCTGAGAATATCTTCATCAGCCAGAGGAGCTGACCAAGCTTTCGAACTCTGTTCTTCTTATCATTAAACGTGTCTTCAGTGCTCTTCCCCTTATATCAAGTGTTTGGCCTCGTTCAGATTTGTTTGACTCGAGTCTCCAGAGAATTATTTACATGCTATCGTCATAAAGAATTGTGTTTCTCATTAACAACAGATTTGAGAAGCTTCTGTTGGACTCCGTGAGTCTGTGGGAAAGACATAGAGTCTCATGGAGCTTTGACTGTCATTAGTGGAACATTTCTGTTCTTTTGAGAGAGTGTCTTTGTGGATACTTGTGTTATAGCTGGGCTAGCAGCTCTTCAttgacaggtgtgtgtctgtggggtcAGTACATGGCTATAATCCTGGTGTTTCTTGAGTTAGTGTTGCTTTTTATGCAGCTCTGAATATTGCAGTTATTAACGGGCCCAGTGTGTGACGTTTTCTCTCTGCCGGCACTTGCAAAGGCTTGCTAATGCCATTAGCAGGTTAATGTAAGAGGTACAAACCTGGATAAGGTGTTTACATGCAACATTATCCTGGTTTCTATCAAAGTACTCAAGGAAGTCTATCTAGGTTTCTCAAAACTGGTGTTGACATGCACAAAACCTAACCCAGATACTCCAAATCCTGAACATAATCAGGATAATAGAGCGTATTGTATACCATTAGAAAAATCACCTTGACcgcattgattttttttaatcaacattttaTCTACATGATCAAAAGTGGCCATTTGGTGCAAACCTGTTAAATTTGACTGCAGTGTCTCCATGCTGAAAAACTGCCTGTGGACAAGGTGCACCAGACTCTGAGCGGGTGTACGTGTGTGAAAGTGAATGACACTGAAGTGGTTAAAGTTTTGGGGAACGCGATGTGATTCCAGcacagactggaaaaaaaaaaacacatttacattgGCTGCTTTTTTCTCTCGATGCAAAGCAGTTTCTAAGTCACTAAACTGGGCCTTTTCCAGCTGGGCAGGGAGCTCTCTTATTGATTTTTGGCTTGGTGGTGATTCTGCTTAGTGGACATTTTCAAGTGAGCTGGGTCAGTTGTTCCAGCTGTGTCTTGTACAATGCAGTTTGGGAACTGTTGGGCAAAGTGTTTTGGCAACGTCCCTAAATGCTTTTTACTTTGGATTTTGTGTGAAGGTTTATGAGCTGcaatgtcagtgtcagtcaAGTTTACTTCAAGATGAACCCATTACTGCAGGGGCTACAGAGACCCTGCTCTCATTGACAGTGGCAGAGAAAACTAAACAGTCCAAAGTCTGGTTGCACTTCTCTGGAGTCAATACTGACAATGCTCGCAACGCAAAAAGTCTTGTGAATAAAAGGGAGGAAATGAGCAAACTTTTGAAAAAAAACTTAGGATTGTGTGGCTTAATGAATAAAAGGAAACATTAGTTCACACTAGTGAACGCAGGTTCAGATTCAGGTATGAAATTTAAGGTATTTTCTTATAGAATTTGGGAGAGAGATGGGTGAAGGGGTGAATGGAGCTGGTTTGGGACTGGAGCAGACCAGAGCGATATCCAGTGTTTTCTGAGAGGGGGATCCagaacaaagcagcagaacagcagGCTAGACCAGACAAAGTGAAGGGGGCCAGGACCGGAGTTAGACTGGCTGAGATTAAAGTAAGTCTCAGGAAGAAACAGCTAAAACCAACAGGCGAAACTGATAACTAGGTCTCAAACGCAGCAAACACTAACTGGAAGTGGAGTCTGTGATGTGGCAGAGTGGAAGTGGAAGTGGCTGAGCTGAGTGTTCATTCAGGTCTTGATTACAGTGATGAGATGCAGCTGGTGGCTCTGCCCTGATTTTGGCACAGCTGCaggcaatcacacacacatacacacacataatatatAGTGTGGTATGTACAGAGATTTGTTCACAacattttggtttcttttgttgTAAATGATTGTTTTAGTTTGCATTTCAGTCATCACAATGTGATCTGTGTTCAGTTCAAAACAATGCTGTTGCGGTTGCTGCTCAAGAATGTTAATTTATCTGCAGTCGGTATgagaaaataaagcatttttaatTCTGTActttttcccctttaaaaaataagataagataagataagataagataagataagataagataaaacttaatTAATCCCACACCTGGGAAATTAAATTGTTAGAGCCTGCAAAAAGAGAGGCACGGAAAGATGGAGATAAAAAAGgatacagaaaaaataaaaatcaactatatatatatgtaaaacaaacattgacttgcacatgaaaaacatggataataaatccagtgtttgtactattgcacagtcATCTGTTTGAGGTCTGACAGCTAGTTCGATCTAAGTCAACTGTCAGCATCTAATATATTGAGTAGTCTATAAGGTGGACTACTATCAATACACTGATGACATATATATGCTCAGCTATAACAACATGGGTTACATAACAGGATCATGGTTTGAGTCAGGGTTGAAGGACAGTGTTCTTGGCTGacgacaggcagacaggtgggTAAATGTTGTCGATGCAGATCAGTACTGTACACTTCTCTATATTTGTacttctctgctgtttgcttgttATCCTGGAATCCTGGGTCAGACAACTGCAAAGATCTGCAGAATATAAACCACATTCTTAGACTTATGGGTTGCTGTTTTACTTTAACTAACACATTTATCAGTGATCATATCAGTCCATGCTTCTGTGGTGAATGTTTGAAAAAGCAGGTTATGCTGTGTGAAACGCAGTGCTGCGACCACACGTTCCAGATTTGTACTTAAAAGTACATCTGCGGCTGCTTGCAGAGCTTGTGAACTGCAGTACAAAAGGTAAGCAAAGACTTCGAAAGACACGGATCTGATAGGAAACAGGTGGATGTACTGCCTTATCTTTTTTGACTGTGGTCCAGTGTCACACTCTTTCACAATGTTATTGAAGTCAATCATCACACCAGAGACATAACATGAAGGTGTACTACTTTGAGAAAGATGATGTAATCCATAATGAGATGTTTCTGTAGTTTAAATGACTTACATGGCAGCACTAGAGTGAGGTACAATGAGCCACCTCCAGAGGTACGGTTAGACAGCAGGTCTGCTGTCCCCTGCTCAGTAATTAACAGTCTGGCTGATTATTAACACAAAGCTCCTGAGTCTAATTGTGCAACCTGacgttttcatttgtttgccaAACAAGTTGACTCTGTTGAGAGCGGCTTACTGGGGCTCGTCAGCGCTTTACGCAAGTTTTGCGTCAGTAATCAGGACTGCAGGGGATTGGACCAAAACCTGTGTCCAAAACAAACTCTGCCCCTGAACCCCAGCAGATGCCACCTCAGCAAATGACTTATTACTTTCAGGCTGTCACACAGAGTGAAACTTTTGGGAACAAGAGATGTGAGATGTGACAAACACAACTGGGGTATTTTCACTAAAATAATTAGAGAATTAGCACCATCAGCTGCTCATCTCTGATTCCAGTCttaattttcttaattttctttcccattttagCAATGCACTATATTTTTTATATGTAAATGCTATTTAtcacaaaaacagttttgcaCTCCctgcaaaacattttcatacaCGAGGCCATGAATACACAGACTGACATTTATGCAGAGCATGAGACCAATCTAGAGGGCAGCAGTTTGTGTGAATGAGCGACACAGCTGGCTGAGTCACactttatactgtatgtgaagtTAATAGTTTAACAGTGTTGACAGTATATTCATCGACACAGTGTGCTCGCAGTCACGTTCGTAACAAGAGAACAAAAGTTTATTATTAGCAGACAAACAACATAGTTCTTAATCTTAACTGCAGGAAAATGGAAGGAAACATTTCTCTGAGATGACAACAACAGGTGGTGGAATAGATCGTGAGGGATTTCCAACCAGACATTCAACATTAATATGATGACTTTATTTAAGTTCATGTTAATTTGTCAAATACACTTTGGGCCGCTTGAAttctctgtctgtgcatgaCAAGCGCCACAGTTCCTGGTTCATCTGATGTGGAGGTTAATGCCCTGAAAGGTTAAAGATGGCACAGGTCAGTATATGACAGATCTTCAGCTGGATTACATTCAAATGTCCTCCATCATCAGCCCTCTCTGGTTTTCAACTGAAGAATAAATGGAGCTCAAAGTGTTGCATTTTGTGCAtcttgttgtgtttctgtgctgaaaCACAAGCCATTTTCATGGTAGGTGTTAAAGAACATGTTTTAACAAACCTTAATAAATGAGTTCAGTTATTTTTCAGATAAAAATAGTCTTAATTTGTACTGGACTGAACTACAAATCGTTGTCTCTCTcacgaacacacactcacacacactcacacacacatcagagccAGAGAGATAGACGTAGTTTCCGTCTCTGGGCTTTTTCAGATAAAGCCAAATACGCACATTTCAGTGTCAACAGATCAATACCTTTTACGCAATCAAATGGTGCTGGAGCCTTACAAATACCCACAGGACATGACAGCTGGCCATCGTCGAGCAAGCTGACAGACTGCAAGCAGTGAAGAAGATTATTCCTCTGATTTTACCAAGACAAGGCAACAGTGGGTGACAGCAGATTAGTTTGAATTAGCTTGAATACCATCAAATACATCACATCAAGAAGAGCAGCTAGTCTACAAGATGCAAGCTGTCCGTCAGTGCTCAGTGTGTGCCAGCCGTGCTGCTGGAGGACTTCTGCAAACTCAGACCGACTTTTCACTGCTGTGGACCAACAAGAGTGCACTGAGAGGAGCAGCCTGCATCCGTTTGCTAAGGTATGTTATGAATAGCATGCAGCTGGAACATAGTCTAGATCTGTACTGCCAGGTGCTGCCTGGTGAAGCACTGCGACCACCAGAGCATAGCGTAAATGGCAATTTCAATAAGCTTCAGCAACTTATTGATCTTTTTTCCTATTTGACTGCAACACAAAACTTTGAGCTGAAGCACCGTTGATCGTGACTGATGTAAAAACCTGCTTATTTTCTGTCCTAatttttctccagcagctctgagagTGTCCTCTCCAGAAGCACGAAGGTTGGAGTCCAGAATTTGGGGGAATGGACAGATACCGCTGACACGAGCAGAGCATCTTTGAGCGTTGGCCGTGGGCTTTGCGCTTTTCCTTTTGCACAGGTGGGTCAGAGATGATGAACCGCAGCTGCACAAATCTGCCAACCCTCAAAAAATGCTTGTTCTTCATATTTTGTGTGCAGAGAAATCGAAGAGAGTTAAAACGcagatttttcttcctctgtttgtaGCAAGTGGAAAACCTCTCTCATGACTCCCTGATCAGAAGAGCAGCCTCAGTGGTCACAGACAGCTCAAGTACTTTCCTCTCCCAGACCACCTTGGCTCTGATAGATGCCCTCACAGTCTATTCAAAGGTAGGTTTTCATTAGGATTTCAATCTCAGCATCCACATATAATATCAAGAGGGTCATGATAGCTTTGCATTAATAAGAGGTTTGCACATGTACAACTCCAGACTTGTATCACATGAACTACtgtgtgttatttaaaaaaaaaaaaatgccctgCACTGCCCCTGACTGTCTTCCCTCTGTTTGCTAACAGGCTGTGCACACACGCATTGCTGTCCAAAGACGGTACTTAGCCTCACTGGGAAAACTGACCCCAGCTGAGAAGGATTCGCTCCTGGAGGTGATCAATGGCCACCGTGCACAGGTCAGGTTGTGTTGTCCTCTTTGGGGAAACATCATTGTTCCTGTTCAAATCAGCTTTTACTCTttgcaaaaacaacagaataccTTTTGTACTGAGTTGGCCTCATCTCTTTGTCCTAACAGGTCAGCGACAGACTAGATGAATGCAGACGTTTTGAGTCAACCTGGATCGACGCTGTTAACTTGT
This genomic interval from Chaetodon trifascialis isolate fChaTrf1 chromosome 9, fChaTrf1.hap1, whole genome shotgun sequence contains the following:
- the or95a1 gene encoding odorant receptor 129-1; translation: MQNLSEFPGNATSHKSLSVIIKVCVVIPFFCVFVCCIAVMLHIFASHRQFLDTSRYILFAYMLVNDTLQLLSSVLLFLFVMGQMKIALVYCIPLLLISAVTFQNTPLILATMSLERYIAIFYPLQCPAAWRSDRIWIIILSLWLISWVSPVIDYSIGGHDPAVNALSTPVLCKVTVVNSSPIKRLFKIAFSILFFAVVAVIIVFTYMRILLETRKLRQDRASVSKAMHTVLLHGFQLLLSMLAFTSPITETLTMHANWLPADIAFFNYFCFMLIPRFLSPLIYGFRDQSLRGYIRKTFLCCSNKVKPSVKRKVQDNLSVS
- the diabloa gene encoding diablo, IAP-binding mitochondrial protein a isoform X2 encodes the protein MQAVRQCSVCASRAAGGLLQTQTDFSLLWTNKSALRGAACIRLLSSSESVLSRSTKVGVQNLGEWTDTADTSRASLSVGRGLCAFPFAQQVENLSHDSLIRRAASVVTDSSSTFLSQTTLALIDALTVYSKAVHTRIAVQRRYLASLGKLTPAEKDSLLEVINGHRAQVSDRLDECRRFESTWIDAVNLCKMAAEAAHNSGAEQASITVRTNIQVAQSQVEEARKLSADAEKKLAETKVEEIQRMAEYAAFREDCEEHELHEAYLRED
- the diabloa gene encoding diablo, IAP-binding mitochondrial protein a isoform X1, which produces MQAVRQCSVCASRAAGGLLQTQTDFSLLWTNKSALRGAACIQFFSSSSESVLSRSTKVGVQNLGEWTDTADTSRASLSVGRGLCAFPFAQQVENLSHDSLIRRAASVVTDSSSTFLSQTTLALIDALTVYSKAVHTRIAVQRRYLASLGKLTPAEKDSLLEVINGHRAQVSDRLDECRRFESTWIDAVNLCKMAAEAAHNSGAEQASITVRTNIQVAQSQVEEARKLSADAEKKLAETKVEEIQRMAEYAAFREDCEEHELHEAYLRED